One segment of Zymoseptoria tritici IPO323 chromosome 2, whole genome shotgun sequence DNA contains the following:
- a CDS encoding SNF2 family DNA-dependent ATPase domain-containing protein (Putative homolog of Saccharomyces cerevisiae RDH54, a DNA-dependent ATPase, stimulates strand exchange by modifying the topology of double-stranded DNA; involved in the recombinational repair of double-strand breaks in DNA during mitosis and meiosis), with product MKPFKPPSFKAPAFVGSKPRELAASEPREPASEPPAKRRRISERDDVDGRDLSFDVTRSATNGTLLVKTALPPSSGAAKKFVAPAPRKPLDPVRNPSSSGGSEAEKVTQSYYNVLWRKFTTKKNKTWDGDGVLSVKGTYATLQDISGKELGRGVCKGPLLIGSELSIGGKEIEVDTMISREDYLAGRPFLGSKKVEKAPLLKDIDGTKKVTNKAQARQEKIAAHQKDPTTKVQALSKTSNNAFKTPVINSNVQHQERNAKEAVPRHKVDGENALVMKRPKSVPKGRQMVDVVVDPILTRALREHQRVGVSFLYECVMGMKDFDGEGAILADEMGLGKTLQTIALLWTLLKQDPAQNPAQPGIGLIKKALIVCPVTVIKNWKKEIYKWLGKTGISVFVADNHNRITDFTKGKCYNIMIIGYEKLVKVQKQLQEAKIDIVIADEGHRLKTAANKAAQAIKSLNTDKRIILSGTPIQNDLSEFFMMVDLVNPSVLGKYTTFKREFEGPIVASRQPGATAAALEKGEARSEELANITNMFILRRTSEILSKYLPPKTEYVVFCKPTKVQKQIYRAVIEAPVFVAAMNTPTEVLRLITMLKKVCNAPKLLIKKDEKGNEERVADLIEHIPQSLLKAPHASGKLAVLDDLLFQIDTKTDEKVVLVSNYTSTLDVLQDFIGLLGYSWLRLDGSTPVAKRQDLVDTFNRSPKTKSFVFLLSAKAGGVGINLIGASRLILYDLDWNPATDLQAMARVHRDGQKRPCHIYRLLTQGALDEKIFQRQISKTGLAESIVDGKSAASGFSQAELRDLFKLDESDDCQTHKLLGCSCGGNGLPVVGDDTETSSERNDLASLSDRPEIEVVHLEDSDEVPAATTRRWQTLGSVDVDAREAEIERKGKESRDSAGNAKMLSLMRYTHFDTALIGGGAGKVDEEEGDISELDVVDVAIEDKALQEVLKKEGRRVGFVLVKRGHENDVAEDKEVEVV from the coding sequence ATGAAGCCCTTCAAGCCGCCGTCGTTCAAAGCGCCAGCCTTCGTTGGCAGCAAACCTCGAGAACTAGCAGCCAGCGAACCCCGAGAACCAGCCAGCGAGCCTCCAGCAAAGCGACGTCGAATCAGCGAAAGAGATGATGTCGACGGAAGGGATCTCAGCTTCGACGTGACACGGTCAGCCACCAACGGGACTCTGCTTGTGAAGACAGCACTCCCGCCATCCAGTGGAGCGGCCAAGAAATTTGTTGCACCGGCTCCAAGGAAGCCTCTCGACCCTGTGCGAAACCCCAGCAGCTCTGGAGGGAGTGAGGCCGAGAAAGTCACTCAAAGCTACTACAACGTCCTCTGGCGAAAGTTTACCACCAAGAAGAATAAGACATGGGATGGCGATGGAGTACTCTCGGTGAAGGGCACTTATGCAACGCTTCAGGACATTTCCGGAAAGGAGCTTGGTCGTGGCGTGTGCAAAGGACCACTTCTCATCGGATCTGAACTGTCAATCGGCGGCAAAGAAATCGAGGTCGACACGATGATCTCACGGGAAGACTACCTCGCTGGAAGGCCGTTCCTCGGCAGTAAGAAGGTTGAGAAGGCGCCTTTGCTCAAGGATATTGACGGGACGAAGAAAGTCACCAACAAAGCTCAAGCCCGGCAGGAGAAGATCGCTGCACATCAGAAGGATCCTACAACAAAAGTGCAAGCTTTGAGCAAGACTTCAAACAACGCATTCAAGACGCCAGTCATAAACAGCAATGTGCAACACCAGGAGCGGAATGCAAAGGAAGCTGTCCCACGACACAAGGTGGATGGTGAGAATGCACTGGTGATGAAGCGGCCGAAGAGTGTGCCGAAAGGCAGGCAGATGGTTGACGTAGTGGTCGACCCAATCCTCACTAGAGCGTTGCGAGAGCATCAGCGAGTGGGAGTCTCCTTCCTGTACGAGTGCGTCATGGGCATGAAAGACTTTGATGGTGAAGGTGCAATTCTGGCCGATGAGATGGGGTTGGGCAAGACATTACAGACCATCGCACTTCTGTGGACTCTGCTCAAACAGGATCCAGCTCAGAATCCCGCCCAGCCAGGAATTGGTCTCATCAAGAAAGCTCTCATCGTCTGCCCAGTCACTGTGATCAAGAACTGGAAGAAGGAAATCTACAAGTGGCTGGGCAAAACTGGTATCTCCGTCTTCGTCGCAGACAATCACAATCGGATCACCGACTTCACCAAAGGAAAGTGCTACAACATCATGATCATTGGGTACGAAAAGCTCGTCAAGGTCCAAAAGCAGCTCCAAGAAGCCAAGATTGATATTGTCATCGCGGACGAAGGTCATCGTCTGAAGACGGCGGCCAACAAGGCTGCTCAAGCGATCAAATCGCTCAACACTGACAAGCGGATCATTCTCAGTGGCACGCCAATTCAGAATGACCTCTCAGAGTTCTTCATGATGGTCGACCTTGTCAATCCTAGTGTCTTGGGCAAGTACACAACCTTCAAGCGAGAATTTGAGGGTCCGATCGTGGCTTCCAGACAACCCGGTGCAACCGCAGCGGCTCTGGAGAAGGGAGAGGCTCGCAGTGAGGAGCTGGCCAACATCACAAACATGTTCATTTTGCGGCGAACCTCTGAGATCCTGTCGAAGTATCTGCCTCCCAAGACGGAGTATGTTGTGTTCTGCAAGCCCACCAAGGTCCAAAAGCAGATCTACAGAGCGGTGATCGAGGCTCCTGTCTTCGTGGCTGCGATGAACACACCGACGGAGGTCTTGAGGCTGATTACCATGCTGAAGAAAGTCTGCAATGCTCCGAAATTGCTCATCAAGAAGGACGAGAAAGGGAATGAAGAGAGGGTTGCTGACCTGATCGAGCACATCCCTCAATCTCTCCTGAAAGCACCTCATGCGAGTGGAAAACTGGCCGTCCTGGACGACCTCCTATTCCAGATCGACACCAAGACCGATGAAAAGGTCGTCCTTGTCAGCAACTACACTTCGACCCTCGACGTGCTCCAAGACTTCATCGGACTTCTCGGCTACAGCTGGCTCCGCCTCGACGGCTCAACACCAGTCGCCAAGCGTCAAGATCTGGTCGACACCTTCAACCGTTCGCCCAAGACCAAGTCCTttgtcttcctcctctcagCCAAAGCTGGCGGCGTCGGCATCAACCTCATCGGGGCGTCTCGACTCATCCTCTACGACTTGGACTGGAATCCTGCGACCGATCTGCAAGCCATGGCCCGCGTGCATCGAGATGGACAAAAGCGACCCTGCCACATCTACCGCTTACTGACGCAAGGTGCTCTCGACGAGAAGATCTTCCAGCGTCAGATCAGCAAGACCGGGCTGGCGGAGAGTATCGTAGACGGCAAGTCCGCCGCCAGCGGCTTCAGTCAAGCAGAACTCCGCGACCTCTTCAAGCTGGACGAGAGCGATGATTGCCAGACTCACAAGTTGCTGGGTTGCAGCTGTGGCGGCAATGGCCTTCCCGTTGTTGGAGATGATACCGAGACCTCATCGGAGCGCAACGACCTCGCTTCTCTAAGCGACAGACCCGAGATCGAGGTCGTACATCTCGAAGACAGCGACGAAGTTCCTGCCGCTACGACGAGACGCTGGCAAACCCTTGGCAGCGTGGACGTCGATGCAAGAGAGGCTGAGATCGAGCGGAAAGGAAAAGAGAGTCGCGACTCGGCTGGTAATGCGAAGATGCTGAGTCTGATGCGGTACACGCATTTCGATACGGCGTTGATCGGCGGAGGAGCCGGCAAggttgatgaggaagagggcgaCATCTCGGAGCTGGACGTCGTGGACGTTGCCATCGAAGACAAGGCGCTGCAGGAGGTGTTGAAAAAGGAAGGGAGGAGAGTGGGATTCGTGCTGGTCAAGAGAGGGCATGAGAATGATGTTGCCGAAGAcaaggaggtggaggttgtTTGA